The Sphaeramia orbicularis chromosome 16, fSphaOr1.1, whole genome shotgun sequence genome window below encodes:
- the LOC115435824 gene encoding myelin-associated glycoprotein-like translates to MAGALNILLTICLLHGVFSAVNLADPLKPTLSPSELEVEEGASVSLQCSAPAPCPSLRPTVTWTPSLGTSQETLMENQDKTKVIKSVLNFTASHLHHRQRFSCTAVYRRQDNRVVSSFSKGLTAHVKFAPQILSSSNCTKAAATVSCSCSTVGNPSPRLQWYLDGLSVTHSDKVDISSESLNGTGLRSTITINLPQELDLSTLLCHSSNSVGSTSHQFYFYTFEQQTCSRFGQGLFPVILAVAVVSLSMNVFYTIYMISLRRKSKQNVMPSEGDTTYMSLDRRDVSPEYGVIGQLPT, encoded by the exons ATGGCTGGAGCTCTGAATATCCTCCTCACTATCTGTCTGCTGCATG GTGTCTTCAGTGCCGTAAACTTAG CTGATCCTCTTAAACCGACTCTGTCTCCGTCTGaactggaggtggaggagggggcctCAGTGAGTCTGCAGTGCTCTGCTCCAGCTCCCTGTCCATCTCTTCGTCCGACTGTGACGTGGACCCCCAGTCTGGGAACCAGTCAGGAGACACTGATGGAAAATCAGGACAAAACTAAAGTCATAAAGTCTGTTCTGAATTTTACTGCCTCTCACCTCCACCACAGACAGAGGTTCTCCTGCACTGCTGTCTACAGGAGACAAGACAACAGGGTGGTGTCATCTTTTAGCAAAGGACTGACAGCTCATGTTAAAT TTGCTCCACAGATCCTGTCCTCGTCCAACTGCACCAAAGCTGCAGCCACAGTCAGCTGTTCCTGTTCCACTGTGGGAAACCCTTCTCCCAGATTACAGTGGTATTTGGACGGACTATCTGTGACTCACTCAGACAAGGTAGACATCAGCAGTGAGTCTCTGAACGGCACAGGTCTAAGGAGCACCATCACCATAAACCTCCCACAGGAGTTGGATCTGTCCACTCTGCTCTGCCACAGCAGCAACTCTGTGGGTTCTACCAGTCACCAGTTCTATTTCTACACTTTTGAGCAACAAACCTGTTCAAGGTTTGGTCAAG GTCTTTTTCCAGTCATTTTGGCTGTTGCTGTTGTATCTCTCAGTATGAATGTCTTCTACACAATCTACATGATTTCGCTTCG CAGGAAATCAAAACAGAACGTGATGCCGAGTGAAGGGGACACGACGTACATGTCATTAGACAGAAGAGACGTGTCTCCTGAATATGGGGTCATTGGACAACTTCCAACATGA